CACGCGGCCTCAAGCAGGGGTTCATCCTGCTCAAGGCCGGTCAGGACGTACTTTTCCGCATTCAGAGCTGCCTGCTGTTGTGCGGCCCTCCACGTCACTCCCGGTACTTCCCGACGCACCCGTAAGACCGCGTGAAAGGCCTCCACCACGCACCACACCCAGTTCTCCTGCGCCTGGATGGTTCGGCAATGACAACGTCCCAGCCCCAGGTTCTGCTTGAAGAACCGGTGAATCACCTCAATCCCCCAGCGGGCCTTCCAGGCCCGCAGCAGCGAGCGAACCGTGACGTCACTGCCAAACGTGCTGAACAGGAAAAAGCGCGTCCACTCACCGTGAACCTTGCGCCACACGATCAGGACATCGAACCCACCGACCTCACGGACGACCGGCAATCGGCGGACACGCCACCCGAACTCCGCGTACAGGTGACAGCGGTCTGGAGGGAATTGTTTGCTCAGCGCATTGAGGGTGAGGGACTCACCCTCGAACTGCACCGTCATATTGGCTTTGGCACGGATCAGGACTGGAATCTGATGCTGGCGACTGAAGGTCACGGCCGCGTCCCTCCCGAACTCTCCATCCAGCAGAAGACCCGCCATGGGGACGCCGGCCGTGAGGCAATCCTGGACGACGTGGATCATTTCCTGAGTCGCTGTACGGTACGGATAGCGCTCTGTATGCAGGGCCTGTGACACTTTGAAGCGCTCCAGCAACGGAACTGGATCTTCACCGAACCTGACCAGGGCCGCCGAGGTGAACTGATGACCGAGGCGGGTCTGGGCCTGACCGCTGTAGTGGTAGTTCACGCCTTCCATCGTCCGTCCGGCGTGGGGCACCATGACGAAATCAATGGCCAGGAACGCGCCGTCCGGCGCGTTCCTGGCGCGGCGCTGGAGGTCTTCTGTCGATTCGAACAAGAGTTTCCAGGCGGCACGAGATGCCCTCCAGGACGCTACCGAGCATAGCCCCATGTGGATTTTTATCGGTCAGAACAGCATTCTTCGTGTCTCGATCCCCTGTACCCCGTACCACACGACATCCGACGCCTCTCGCCTTTTCGTACTTCGACTGGCAGATGCTCGTATCCGGGCTGTTCAGGCCGAGAAAGGCTCATCACGGCCGAAAATCTCCTCCAGGACGCAACAGGGAAAATGCCGTGCTGACCGACGTTTCTCCTCCTCCGTGCCATCGCAACGTTGTGTGGCGCGCGATTCCAGCGGGCGTGGAAACTCTTGTTCGAAGGAGTCCCGCGCCATCTCCTTGGAGATGGCGCTTTTGCGCAGGGTGCTGTAGGGAACAAGGCCACTGAGGCTGGTGACCCGGTTCAGCTGAGCGGTGATGATGCTTTGCGGTAGGCTGGGTGTGCGAGGCATAGTCACTTCGCATCAAGGCCCATGAGACCGGGGAATTTCAAGCCCCTGCCTCGTGGGCCTTCGTGCTGGTCGCTGTTCTCTCGCCTGTGGAAACTCTTGTTCACCAGATTGCCGGCTCCACGCCCGGAACCCGCTTTTCTCCTCCTCGCAGCCCCTTCAATCGGAGTCCGTATCATTCCAGCCGTCCGCTGGCGACCGGCGGGCCTACTGCGCGGCCCCGGACACCGTCTCGCCTTCCGCGAGGGCCTGAAGCTCCGGGCGCAGCGCCGGGAGTTCCACGCGCGCCGTGTGCCACACGAGCGCCACCTCGATCCCGAAGTAGTCGTGCGACACGAGGTTGCGCACGTCGCGCAGCAGCGCCCACGGCAGGTGCGGGTGGGTGTCCTGCACGGACTGCGGAATGAACTTGGTGGTCTCGCCCAGCCGCGCCAGTCCGTGCAGCACGGCGTCCTGGGTCCGTTCGTCACGTTCGAAGGTCGCCAGGGTGTGGCCGTCCGTGAAGTCCGTGATGCGGTCGATGGCGCGCAGCAGGTCGAACACCCGCCAGCGCCAGCGTTTCTCACGGTGCGAGCGGGGCAGGCGCTCCGGGACGCTCTGCACGTCCACCGCGTCGGCCAGGATGTCGCCGCGCAGCGGGGGGCGCAGGGCCGCTTCCGTCACCACGTCCACCCGGCGGCCCAGCGCCCGCTCGAACACGGCGCGCGCCCGCATCAGGTCCAGCAGGCCGCGCGGCGAGGTGGGCGCGAAGTCGATCAGCAGGTCAATGTCGCTGGCCTCGCCCGCCTCGCCGCGCGCGACCGACCCGAATACCCGCACGCGCGTCACGCCGGTCGCCTCCCACTGCGGCTGCGCGGCCCGCAGACGCCCGGCGACCGTGTCGAGGCGAACATCGGGAAACAGCGGCTGGGCAGCGTTCATGGCGCCCAGGATACGGCGTGCCCGCGCGCGGGGACCGTATCCTGAACGGGTGATTATCGCCGTGGGCCACGACCTGATCGAGATCGACCGTATCCGGCGCATGCTGGAGCGCGAGGGCCGGCGGGCCGAGAAGCTGTTCACGCCCACGGAACTCGCGTACTGCGCGCGCCTGAGCGACCCGGCGCCCAGCCTCGCGGCGCGCTTCGCGGCCAAGGAGGCCTTCCAGAAGGTCTGGCCGCGCCCGCACGGCTGGCGGGACGTGTGGGTGGAGCGCACGGCCACGCCCGGCGGCCCCTTTCCGTTCGCGCGGCCGCACCTGGAATTCGCGCCGCACATCGCGCAGCACATGCGCGAGCAGGGCTGGGTGGCGCACCTGACGCTCACGCACACCCGCGAGCACGCGTCGGCGGTGGTGGTTCTCGAGGAGCGGCCCACGCCGGGAACTTGAGCGTTCCTGAAGAGTCCGGCGCTGTCCCGGCGCAAACGTCGCCGCGCTGACAGCGGACCCGGCCGGCGCGGGGCTACGCTGGAGCATGAACCCGGCACACCGGCGCGCGTTTCCCGTTCTGACCCTGCTGCTGGGCGCCGCCCTGCATGGCGGGCCGGGAACGGGGGCGGCCGCGAAGGTGCCGCCCCCCGCCTCCACCCCAGCCTCCACCGCTGCCACCCCCGTGCGGGCCAGCGCCGCCGAGCAGGTCGCCATGACGCGTGGGCGGACGCTGGTGCAGGACTTCTACGCCGTACGCCTGGACGGACTGTGGCGGGCGTTCTCGCCGGACGTGCGCGCCCAGTGGGGCACTCTGACCGATTTCCAGGCGTTCCGGCGCGGCGGACTGGCGCAGTACGGCCCGGAACGGCAGGTCGTGCAGGAACGCACCTTCACGCGCGGCCGCGAGGTGTACTACGTGCGCAGCGCCGCCTTCGAGAAGGCGCCAGAGCTGGTGTGGGCACTTGTCATGGGCTTCACCGGCGCGCAGGTCACGACCTTCGGCATCGCGCTGGAGGAGGACCGCCGCGACGCGCCCGTCGCCCGCCAGCCGGACGGCCAGCGCCGCGCGTCGCCCTGAGGGTCAGGAGCCGCCCTGGCTGCTCTGGCGGGCCAGTTCGCGCCCGGCAGGGTCCGTGACGCTGAAGGTGTACGCCCCGGCGCTGCGGGTGATCCAGTTCACGCGGTGATCCACGCAGGCGTCCGGCAGGTCCAGTTGCGAGGCGGTGGGGTAGGCGCGGTCGAGGCTGTTCTGCCGGAAGGTCTCGAGTTCACGCGTCAGGTTGTTCGCGCAGTTCTGCGCGGCGGCGTTGGTCGTCACGCGGGCCGCGTCGGCCGGGACGCCGGCAGGCCGGGCCGCCTGCGCGGCGCTCAGCTGCCGCTCCAGCGCCTCGACGCGGCGGGTCAGCTCGGCGTTCTGCGCGCGGGCCTCACGGTCCTGGCAGCCGCCGAGCAGCGGAACCAGCAGAAGAAGGACGCAGGCACGGCGAATCACGCGGGGCAGGTTACCGCACCGCGCGCCGCGATACCCAGGCCGCGCCGCTCATGAAGAGCTTCATGAAGGTGCGCGCCCCGTGCGGACGGCCGTCCCCTTCGCCTCTGCTTCCGGTGGAAGCACTTCGGATCAGCGGTTCAGGACGCTGACGATCTCCACGTGACTGGTCTGCGGGTAGAAGTCGTGCGGGATGACTTCCGCGAGTTTCCAGCCGCGCCGCACGAGGTCGCCCACGTCGCGCGCCCAGGTGGCCGGGTCGCAGGACACGTACACGAGGCGGTCGGCGGTGCTGGAGTTGATGTGCTCGCGCGCTCCCTCCTCCAGCCCGGCGCGGGGCGGGTCCACCACGATCACGTCGGTGCCCAGTTCGCTGAAGCGGGCGGCGTCGCCGCTGCGGAAGGTGACGTTGCTCTCGCCGCTGACGGCCACGTCCTGGCGGCCACGGGCGAGCGCCTCGGGCGCGGCGTCCAGCACGGTCACGCGGCGGAAGTTCGGGGCGAGGTGACGGCCGATCGCGCCGGCCCCGCCGTACAGGTCCACGGCGTGCTCGCCCTTGCCGGCCAGTTCGGCGGCCCGTTCGTAGGCCAGTCCGGCGGCCTGCGGGTTCACCTGCGCGAAGCCCGTGGCGGACACGCTGACCTGCACCCGCCCGAACTGCTCGCGGATCTCGCTTTCCCCGGCGATCAGGCGCACGCCGGCGCTGAAGCGTTTCCCGGCAGGTTGCGCCAGGGACACGCCGACCACGCCGGCTTCCATCAGGTGGTCGCTGGCGCGCAGGTACTGGCGGGTTTCGCCCGCGCCGATCACGGCCGCGACGACCTCGCCGGTCAGGCGGCTGGCGCGGAACGCGACCTCGGTGGCGGGGTCCAGCAGCGTGGGGTCGATGCGGTCCATGACCGCCTGAATCTGCGGCATGACCAGCGGGTCCTTCTGCACGACCAGCGGTTCGCTGCCGCGCCGCTCACGGTACGCAAGGCCCCCGGGCGTCACGAGGTACTGCGCGGTGTTGCGGTACCCCCAGGCCTCGGGGCTGGGGACGGTGGCGGCCACGCCGTGCTGCACCTTCGCGATGCGGCTCAGGGCCTCCTGCACGAAGGCGCGCTTGAAGTCCAGTTGCGCCTCGTAGGTGGCGTGCGCCAGGTCGGCGGTGGGCAGTTCCGGGCCGTCCACGCGGGCGGGGCTGCGGCGTAGCACCTCGACCGTCTGGCCCTGGCGCACGCCCTTCCCGGCGCGCACGCGGGCCGTGACCTGCTCGCCGGGCAGCGCCCCGCGGACCAGCACCACGCCGGACTCATCCCGGGCGAGCCCCAGCCCCCCCGCAACAAGTTTCTCGATTTCCAGCGTAAGTAAAGCGTCCGACATAACGTACAGGGTAGCGCGTCCGGCGCCCGCGCCGCTGCCCTCAGCTCACGTTGCGCCCCGGCCGTGCCCGGTGGACCCCGGCCAGGACGGACGCGGCGGCCCCCAGGGAATCCCCCCGGAGGCCGCCGCGCCATTCAAAGTCGGTGTTCACACGGGTTGAACGGTTTGTGCAGACCATTCAACCCGAGTCCAGATCAGTTCTCGTACTCCAGGTACGTGTAGCCCAGCAGTTCCTCGCCGTAATCCTCGAGCAGTTCGTGTTCCTGCTCGCTGGTCAGGGTCTTCGCCTTGATGGCGGCGTCGGCCTGGTCCTCGATGGCGTCGCGCAGCATGGGTTCCTCGTAGCCCATCGATTCGATCATGCGCCGCGCCTTCTGGCCGCGCACGAACAGGTCGATGTGGTACTTCCCGCCGGGGCGCACGGTGACGTGGGCCTCGCTGACCTTGCCGAACAGGTTGTGTGCGCTGCCCAGCACGTCCTGGTACGCGCCCATCAGGAACACGCCCAGGTAGTAGGGGCGGTCGCCGGGTTCGTGCAGCGGCAGGGTGGCTTTCACGTCGCGCAGGTCGATGAACTTCTCGATCTTGCCGTCGCTGTCGCAGGTGATGTCCACGATGGTCGCCTGCCGGGTGGGTTTCTCGTTCAGGCGGTCGAGCGGCACAATCGGGAACAGCGCCTGAATGGCCCAGTTGTCCGGAAGGCTCTGGAACAGCGAGAAGTTGCAGATGAACTTGTCCGCCAGGACTTTCTGCAGGTCTTCCAGTTCGTCCGGGACATACTTCTCGTTCTGGATGAGTTTGGCGATGCGGCGCAGGATGGCGTTGAACAGCGCCTCACCGCGCGCCCGGTCCGGCAGGGTCACGTAGCCCAGATCGAACAGGTTGTGCAGCGTCTGCTTGTCGCCGACCGCGTCGTTGTACGACTCGCGGTAGTTGCGGGCCGTGATGTTCGCCAGGATCTCTTCCATGTCCTTGACGATCTGGTGGCTGTTCTCGTCGGCCGGGGCGAGGTCCTCGAGGTCGCGGGTGGGGCCGGTCACGTCCACGACCGGCAGGATCAGCACGGCGTGGTGCGCGGTCAGCGCCCGGCCGGACTCGGAGACGATCACGGGTTCCGGCACCGAGCGGGCCTTGCAGACCTCCTGCACGGTGTACACGATGTCGGCGGCGTACTCGCGGACGGTGTAGTTCATGCTGGCGTAGAAGGTGGTCTTGGAGCCGTCGTAGTCGACGCCCAGGCCGCCGCCCACGTTCAGGTACTTCAGTTGCGCGCCGGCGGCGATCAGACCGGCGTACGTCTGGGTGGCCTCGCGCACGGCGACCTTCACGCGGCGGATGTCGGTGATCTGCGACCCGATGTGGGTGTGCAGCATCACCAGCGTGTCCAGCATGTCCTCTTCGCGCAGGCGTTCGACGACGCGCAGCAGTTCGTAGGCGTTCAGGCCGAACTTCGCCTGATCCCCGCCGCTCTCCTCCCACTGGCCACTACCGCGCGCGTGCAGCTTGAAGCGCACCCCCATGGCCGGGCGAACGCCGAGCGCCTTGGCCTGCTTGAGGATCCGGTCGAGTTCGCTGTACTTCTCGATGGTGATGACCACGTTCTTGCCGAGCGTGCGGCCCCACAGGGCCAGCTTGATGAAGCCGTCGTCCTTGAAGCCGTTGCAGCACAGCAGGGCGTCCGGGTGCATCTTCTGCGCGAGGCACAGCGCCAGTTCGGCCTTGGAACCGGCCTCCAGCCCGTGCGCGAAGTCGTACCCGGCCGACGCGACGGCCTCGACGACCGCGCGGCGCTGGTTGACCTTGATCGGGAACACGCCCTGGTAGTGACCGGTGTACCCGTACTCCTGGATGGCCGCCTGGAAGGACTCGTTCAGGTGCTTGACGCGGCCCGTGATGACCTGCGGAAAGCGCAGGATGACCGGCAGGCTCTCGCCGCGGTCCACGATCTCGTCCACGATCGAGCGCAGCGGGACGTGCAGGCCGGGGCTGGGCGTGACCTCGACCTGTCCCTTGTCGGACACGCGGAACCAGCCGCCGGACCAGTTGGGAACCTGGTAGAGCTCGGCGGCGTCGGTGGTGGAAAAACTGCTGGGTGTCGTCATGAAGGGCGTCCTCCTCCGTGGGGATAGGCTCGCCGTGCGCGGGGTTCGGAGTGTTGTGCTGCCCGGAGCCCGCCGGAGCGGACACTGGTGGAGCAGCCCTCACGGACGCCGTGCGAAACCGGGCGCATGATACGGCAAACGTGGCGGCGCGGATGTCATCTGCCCCCTGATTGCCTCCCCGACCCGGCAGGCGACCCCCGACGCCCCGCGAAAGCCCGGACGCCGGACAGGACGGCCGGGCAAAAGGAAGAAGGGAGCGGAGGCTTTCACCTCGCTCCCTTCTGGCTGGCGGTCCGGACGGGATTTGAACCCGCGACCTTCTGCGTGACAGGCAGATATGCTAACCGCTACACTACCGGACCAGCGGAACAGAGATTACGGGCCGCAGCCGCAAAAGTCAAGGGGGGGCGGGCGGGCGGCCCGGCGGCGGGGCCAGCACCACCCGGTCGCGGCCACTGGTCTTGGCGCGGCGCAGGGCGCTGTCGGCCCGCTCGAAGGCCGCCTGGAGGGGTTCACCGGCCGCGCTGAGGCTCAGGCCGGCGCTGAGGGTCACGCGCTGCCCGCCGGTGAAGGCGCGGCGCGCGACCTCCGCGCGGATGTCCTCGATCAGTGCGGCGGCCTGCACGGTCAGGTCCGTGTGGTCCGAGCCGGGCAGGCCCGGCAGCAGCACCGCGAATTCCTCGCCGCCCCAGCGGTACACCTGACCGCGCCCGGCCAGCACGTCCAGGATCACGTCGGCCACGCCGCGCAGCACGCGGTCCCCGGCGGTGTGGCCGTGCGTGTCGTTCACGCGCTTGAAATGGTCGATGTCCAGCACGGCCAGCGCCCAGCGGTCCGGGCCGGACGCGCGGCTGTCCTCGTCGAAGGCGCGGCGGTTCAGCAGGCCCGTCAGCGGGTCGCGTCGCCGCTGCCGCTCGCCGTCGGCGTACCGGCGGTTGATGTCCGTGAACGCCGCGCCGTACAGCACGACCGTCAGGCATACGACCAGCATCAGCAGCGGCGTGTTGCCGGTCAGGGTGGGTTGCAGCCCGGACTGCTGCCAGCGCCACAGCAGCAGCGTGGCGCTGGCGGTCAGGCCCAGCCCGGTCAGGCGGCCCATGCGGGCGTCGTCCATGAACAGCAGCGTCCAGG
The DNA window shown above is from Deinococcus sp. LM3 and carries:
- a CDS encoding class I SAM-dependent RNA methyltransferase codes for the protein MSDALLTLEIEKLVAGGLGLARDESGVVLVRGALPGEQVTARVRAGKGVRQGQTVEVLRRSPARVDGPELPTADLAHATYEAQLDFKRAFVQEALSRIAKVQHGVAATVPSPEAWGYRNTAQYLVTPGGLAYRERRGSEPLVVQKDPLVMPQIQAVMDRIDPTLLDPATEVAFRASRLTGEVVAAVIGAGETRQYLRASDHLMEAGVVGVSLAQPAGKRFSAGVRLIAGESEIREQFGRVQVSVSATGFAQVNPQAAGLAYERAAELAGKGEHAVDLYGGAGAIGRHLAPNFRRVTVLDAAPEALARGRQDVAVSGESNVTFRSGDAARFSELGTDVIVVDPPRAGLEEGAREHINSSTADRLVYVSCDPATWARDVGDLVRRGWKLAEVIPHDFYPQTSHVEIVSVLNR
- a CDS encoding transposase; its protein translation is MFESTEDLQRRARNAPDGAFLAIDFVMVPHAGRTMEGVNYHYSGQAQTRLGHQFTSAALVRFGEDPVPLLERFKVSQALHTERYPYRTATQEMIHVVQDCLTAGVPMAGLLLDGEFGRDAAVTFSRQHQIPVLIRAKANMTVQFEGESLTLNALSKQFPPDRCHLYAEFGWRVRRLPVVREVGGFDVLIVWRKVHGEWTRFFLFSTFGSDVTVRSLLRAWKARWGIEVIHRFFKQNLGLGRCHCRTIQAQENWVWCVVEAFHAVLRVRREVPGVTWRAAQQQAALNAEKYVLTGLEQDEPLLEAA
- the speA gene encoding biosynthetic arginine decarboxylase, with product MTTPSSFSTTDAAELYQVPNWSGGWFRVSDKGQVEVTPSPGLHVPLRSIVDEIVDRGESLPVILRFPQVITGRVKHLNESFQAAIQEYGYTGHYQGVFPIKVNQRRAVVEAVASAGYDFAHGLEAGSKAELALCLAQKMHPDALLCCNGFKDDGFIKLALWGRTLGKNVVITIEKYSELDRILKQAKALGVRPAMGVRFKLHARGSGQWEESGGDQAKFGLNAYELLRVVERLREEDMLDTLVMLHTHIGSQITDIRRVKVAVREATQTYAGLIAAGAQLKYLNVGGGLGVDYDGSKTTFYASMNYTVREYAADIVYTVQEVCKARSVPEPVIVSESGRALTAHHAVLILPVVDVTGPTRDLEDLAPADENSHQIVKDMEEILANITARNYRESYNDAVGDKQTLHNLFDLGYVTLPDRARGEALFNAILRRIAKLIQNEKYVPDELEDLQKVLADKFICNFSLFQSLPDNWAIQALFPIVPLDRLNEKPTRQATIVDITCDSDGKIEKFIDLRDVKATLPLHEPGDRPYYLGVFLMGAYQDVLGSAHNLFGKVSEAHVTVRPGGKYHIDLFVRGQKARRMIESMGYEEPMLRDAIEDQADAAIKAKTLTSEQEHELLEDYGEELLGYTYLEYEN
- a CDS encoding HepT-like ribonuclease domain-containing protein — encoded protein: MNAAQPLFPDVRLDTVAGRLRAAQPQWEATGVTRVRVFGSVARGEAGEASDIDLLIDFAPTSPRGLLDLMRARAVFERALGRRVDVVTEAALRPPLRGDILADAVDVQSVPERLPRSHREKRWRWRVFDLLRAIDRITDFTDGHTLATFERDERTQDAVLHGLARLGETTKFIPQSVQDTHPHLPWALLRDVRNLVSHDYFGIEVALVWHTARVELPALRPELQALAEGETVSGAAQ
- a CDS encoding sensor domain-containing diguanylate cyclase; its protein translation is MTSGGRLPDPQADARHSLPERIGRLYFRVALPMVAASLLVGAVGATPASQRVIGGLVVLSLLTAALHFLLPIRLHDPLRRLFPLMTIAFVTVVAGLSGPGGLRGDALLLSIVLLLGPGTVLAWTLLFMDDARMGRLTGLGLTASATLLLWRWQQSGLQPTLTGNTPLLMLVVCLTVVLYGAAFTDINRRYADGERQRRRDPLTGLLNRRAFDEDSRASGPDRWALAVLDIDHFKRVNDTHGHTAGDRVLRGVADVILDVLAGRGQVYRWGGEEFAVLLPGLPGSDHTDLTVQAAALIEDIRAEVARRAFTGGQRVTLSAGLSLSAAGEPLQAAFERADSALRRAKTSGRDRVVLAPPPGRPPAPP
- a CDS encoding 4'-phosphopantetheinyl transferase superfamily protein; the encoded protein is MIIAVGHDLIEIDRIRRMLEREGRRAEKLFTPTELAYCARLSDPAPSLAARFAAKEAFQKVWPRPHGWRDVWVERTATPGGPFPFARPHLEFAPHIAQHMREQGWVAHLTLTHTREHASAVVVLEERPTPGT